Proteins found in one Seonamhaeicola sp. S2-3 genomic segment:
- a CDS encoding alpha-1,4-glucan--maltose-1-phosphate maltosyltransferase, protein MQDQRRVVIDYISPSINCGEFYIKRVVNEIVNIRAHILADGHDVLGASVLYKHQNEKKWLETRMSLGYNNEWDAAFSVTKQGFYSYKVEAWVDYALNWRHGIIRKIDDGQHVISELLEGAEYVKAIIKKVSSKNDKAYLENLHTIFKDENRYDEAINEATSDRLYQLFYNNPVKILKNTSKEYKVYVDRKKARFSTWYEFFPRSASEHEGVHGTFKDCERLLPRIKNMGFDVVYLPPIHPIGEVNRKGKNNTTEAQPDDVGSTWGVGSQYGGHKDIHPQLGTLDDFKSLIQKAKENNLEIAMDYALQAAPDHPWVKEHPEWFKWRPDGTVQYAENPPKKYQDILPIYWETKDYKALWDECLSILLYWIDCGIEIFRVDNPHTKPFYFWNWIITKVKEKHPNVIFLAEAFTAPKIMQQLAKQGYTQSYTYFTWRNTKHEIIEYVEELTKTELKEYMQPNFWPNTPDINPFHLQGAGEPKHIQRYVLAATLSSSIGIYGPVFEYMLSDSLLGKEEYLNSEKFQIAHYNWDIKNKLITIIAKVNYIRHFNEALQQTNNIKFCYVENDNLIAFYKWNDAKTNHIFVVISLDAYNSQQGTVQVPLHELEINAGHTMEMHDLITDSKYNWSNEWNFVELHPTLPFHIFKINK, encoded by the coding sequence ATGCAAGACCAAAGACGCGTTGTAATTGATTATATCTCGCCAAGTATAAATTGTGGTGAGTTTTATATAAAACGAGTAGTAAACGAAATAGTAAATATAAGAGCACATATACTTGCAGATGGCCACGATGTATTAGGAGCCTCTGTATTGTATAAACATCAAAATGAAAAAAAATGGCTAGAAACCAGAATGTCTCTTGGTTATAATAATGAATGGGATGCTGCTTTTTCTGTTACAAAACAAGGGTTTTACAGTTATAAAGTAGAAGCTTGGGTAGATTATGCTCTTAATTGGAGACATGGTATTATTAGAAAAATTGATGATGGCCAACATGTTATATCAGAACTTTTAGAAGGTGCTGAATATGTAAAAGCCATTATTAAAAAAGTGTCATCTAAAAATGATAAAGCTTATTTAGAAAACCTTCATACCATTTTTAAAGATGAAAACAGGTATGATGAAGCTATAAATGAAGCCACTTCAGATAGATTATATCAACTTTTTTATAACAATCCTGTAAAAATTCTTAAAAATACCTCAAAAGAATATAAAGTATATGTAGATAGAAAAAAAGCAAGATTTAGTACTTGGTACGAATTCTTTCCGCGTTCTGCATCAGAACACGAAGGTGTTCACGGTACTTTTAAAGATTGTGAGCGTTTATTACCAAGAATTAAAAACATGGGGTTTGATGTAGTTTACCTACCGCCCATTCATCCTATTGGAGAAGTAAACCGAAAAGGAAAAAACAATACTACAGAAGCTCAACCAGATGATGTTGGTTCTACATGGGGTGTAGGTTCACAATACGGCGGACATAAAGATATTCACCCGCAATTAGGAACTTTAGATGATTTTAAATCGCTCATACAAAAAGCAAAAGAGAACAACCTTGAAATTGCAATGGATTACGCATTACAAGCCGCTCCAGACCATCCGTGGGTAAAAGAACACCCAGAATGGTTTAAATGGCGGCCAGATGGTACTGTACAGTATGCCGAAAATCCTCCAAAAAAATACCAAGATATTCTACCTATTTATTGGGAAACTAAAGACTATAAAGCCCTTTGGGATGAATGCCTAAGCATTTTATTATATTGGATTGATTGTGGTATAGAAATTTTTAGAGTAGATAATCCGCATACAAAACCTTTTTACTTTTGGAATTGGATTATCACTAAAGTAAAAGAAAAACACCCAAATGTTATCTTTTTAGCAGAGGCTTTTACGGCTCCTAAAATTATGCAACAATTAGCAAAACAAGGTTATACACAATCTTACACCTACTTTACTTGGAGAAATACCAAACATGAAATAATTGAATATGTAGAAGAACTCACCAAAACAGAGTTAAAAGAGTACATGCAGCCCAATTTTTGGCCAAATACCCCAGATATTAATCCGTTTCACCTTCAAGGTGCTGGCGAACCTAAACACATACAACGCTACGTACTTGCAGCAACTTTAAGTTCTAGTATTGGTATTTATGGACCTGTTTTTGAGTATATGTTATCTGACTCTTTACTTGGAAAAGAAGAATACTTAAATTCTGAAAAATTTCAAATAGCTCATTACAACTGGGATATAAAAAACAAACTCATTACCATAATTGCTAAAGTAAATTATATAAGACACTTTAATGAAGCGCTTCAGCAAACCAACAACATAAAATTCTGTTATGTAGAAAACGATAATTTAATAGCGTTTTACAAATGGAATGACGCCAAAACCAATCACATTTTTGTAGTTATAAGTTTAGATGCTTACAATTCTCAACAAGGAACCGTACAAGTACCATTGCATGAACTAGAAATTAATGCAGGACACACCATGGAAATGCACGATTTAATTACAGATAGCAAATATAACTGGAGCAATGAATGGAATTTTGTTGAGTTGCACCCAACTTTACCATTCCATATATTTAAAATAAACAAGTAA
- a CDS encoding universal stress protein: MSLQPFKSIAIGAAFSPNLKANIYEAARLSLFFGAKLFLIHVGEKSEDKIKTLKVFLNPFKKDNLEYEVVFKPGNPVEAILTVNEEKNIDLLILGAVQRERFLKYYVGSIARKITRKAKCSVLLLIKPSVERVRCQHIVVNGLKDPKTEQTIKAAFYVAKKLQAEKITIVEEIKQEQVSVKVDDDKSLRKATIIKERIKMRENSRINEIIEDIPKKYTKDIAIKSQPIFGKQGYSIGHYAQISRADLLVMNAPSKMTFWDRLFPHDIEHILTELPTDVLILQ, translated from the coding sequence TTGTCGTTACAACCATTTAAAAGTATTGCAATAGGTGCAGCATTCTCACCTAATTTAAAAGCCAACATTTATGAAGCGGCTAGACTATCTCTATTCTTTGGGGCCAAATTGTTTTTAATTCATGTTGGAGAGAAGTCTGAAGACAAAATTAAAACACTTAAAGTTTTTTTAAATCCGTTTAAAAAAGACAATTTAGAATATGAAGTTGTTTTTAAACCAGGTAATCCGGTTGAAGCCATATTAACAGTTAATGAAGAAAAAAACATAGATCTTTTAATTCTTGGAGCCGTTCAACGTGAACGTTTCTTAAAATACTACGTTGGTTCTATTGCTAGAAAAATTACTAGAAAAGCTAAATGCTCTGTTTTATTACTAATAAAACCTTCGGTTGAACGGGTTCGTTGTCAGCATATTGTTGTAAATGGGTTAAAAGACCCTAAAACAGAACAAACCATTAAAGCGGCTTTTTATGTTGCCAAAAAACTACAAGCCGAAAAAATTACTATAGTTGAAGAAATTAAACAAGAGCAAGTTTCTGTAAAAGTTGATGATGATAAATCATTACGTAAAGCAACTATTATAAAAGAACGTATTAAAATGCGTGAAAACTCTAGAATTAATGAGATTATTGAAGATATCCCTAAAAAATACACAAAAGACATTGCTATAAAATCTCAACCTATTTTTGGAAAACAAGGCTATTCTATTGGTCATTATGCACAAATTTCTAGAGCCGATTTATTAGTAATGAATGCACCAAGTAAAATGACTTTTTGGGATAGATTATTCCCACATGATATAGAACATATTTTAACCGAATTACCAACCGATGTGTTAATCTTACAATGA
- a CDS encoding sodium:proton antiporter yields the protein MLELSGIIILGILAQWFAWKFKIPAILPLILIGLFVGPIASEYLSDDGYKWIEPIWNGKKGLFPGDGLYYFVSLAISVILFEGGLTLKLKEIRNISGVITKLISLGSLVTFFAGAFAVHYIFDLDFELSFLFSALIIVTGPTVITPILRNIPLKKDVSTVLKWEGILIDPIGALVAVLVFEFIFVGGGGGFTKTALIEFAKIILFGCTFGFAFAHALHFLIKQKLIPHYLMNVFSLSAVLGVFVLSDSFAHESGLLAVVVMGMVLGNKNGSYLKEVLYFKESLSVLLISVLFILLAANIDFDNLLLLVNWKTALLFAVVVFIIRPLGVFLSAYGSSLTFNEKLFISWVGPRGIVAAGIASLFGSKLMAEDVVNANYITPLVFMIVLGTVLLNATTARYFAKLVGVFLKDSRGILIVGASPVSRLIGKYLVDNQRHVVLIDSNQNNVKKAQEMGLEAFNTDIYSETLEDNIELNDVGFLMALTGSADINNYAINKFSEQFGEKGTFRLITADEINDPEKSPKEGLFSQTSDFNSLTKVARNYPTIHEIELNDRKHFEELIEIANTDENIIPLLIKDHKGVLEIISSYNKKDTKIEKGFRLVYLGKPLRN from the coding sequence ATGTTAGAGCTGTCAGGAATTATTATCCTAGGAATTTTAGCCCAATGGTTTGCTTGGAAATTTAAGATTCCAGCTATTTTACCCCTAATCTTAATAGGATTATTTGTTGGTCCTATTGCATCAGAGTATTTAAGTGATGACGGTTATAAATGGATTGAGCCTATTTGGAACGGAAAAAAAGGATTGTTTCCAGGAGATGGTTTATATTACTTTGTATCTCTTGCCATAAGTGTTATCCTTTTTGAGGGTGGTTTAACTTTAAAATTAAAAGAAATTAGAAATATTAGTGGTGTTATTACCAAATTAATTTCTTTAGGCTCTTTGGTTACGTTTTTTGCTGGAGCGTTTGCAGTACACTATATTTTTGATTTAGATTTTGAATTATCTTTTCTGTTTTCGGCTTTAATAATTGTAACTGGACCCACTGTAATTACACCCATTTTAAGGAATATTCCACTTAAAAAAGATGTTTCTACTGTGCTAAAATGGGAAGGAATTTTAATAGACCCAATAGGTGCTTTAGTAGCGGTGTTGGTGTTTGAATTTATTTTTGTTGGCGGCGGCGGCGGCTTTACTAAAACGGCTTTAATAGAATTTGCTAAAATCATTCTTTTTGGTTGTACGTTTGGCTTTGCTTTTGCGCATGCCCTTCATTTTTTAATTAAGCAAAAATTAATTCCGCATTATTTAATGAATGTGTTTTCACTTTCTGCGGTGTTGGGTGTATTTGTTTTATCTGATAGTTTTGCTCATGAGTCTGGATTATTAGCTGTTGTAGTAATGGGTATGGTTTTGGGCAATAAAAATGGTTCATATTTAAAAGAAGTACTATATTTTAAAGAGTCTTTAAGCGTACTTCTAATTTCAGTGTTATTTATATTGCTTGCTGCAAATATTGATTTTGATAACTTATTACTTTTAGTTAATTGGAAAACCGCTTTATTATTTGCTGTGGTTGTTTTTATAATTAGACCTTTAGGGGTGTTTTTAAGTGCCTATGGGTCTTCTTTAACGTTTAATGAAAAATTATTTATTAGTTGGGTAGGCCCACGAGGAATTGTAGCCGCTGGTATTGCTTCTCTTTTTGGTAGTAAACTTATGGCAGAAGACGTTGTAAACGCTAATTATATTACACCTTTAGTGTTTATGATTGTTTTAGGAACGGTTTTATTAAATGCAACTACGGCCCGTTATTTTGCTAAATTAGTTGGTGTGTTTTTAAAAGATTCTAGAGGTATCTTAATTGTTGGGGCTTCTCCTGTATCTAGGTTAATAGGTAAGTACTTAGTTGATAATCAAAGGCACGTGGTTTTAATTGATAGCAACCAAAACAATGTAAAAAAAGCCCAGGAAATGGGATTAGAAGCTTTTAATACAGATATTTATTCTGAAACTTTAGAAGATAATATAGAACTTAACGATGTTGGTTTTTTAATGGCTCTTACCGGAAGTGCAGATATTAATAACTATGCTATTAATAAGTTTAGTGAGCAATTTGGTGAAAAAGGAACGTTTAGATTAATTACTGCTGATGAAATAAATGACCCAGAAAAGAGCCCAAAGGAAGGATTGTTTTCTCAAACTAGCGATTTTAATTCTTTAACTAAAGTTGCTAGAAATTATCCGACGATTCATGAAATTGAATTAAATGACAGAAAACATTTTGAAGAACTAATTGAAATAGCTAATACAGATGAAAATATTATTCCATTATTAATTAAAGACCATAAAGGCGTTCTAGAAATAATTTCATCTTATAATAAAAAGGATACTAAAATAGAAAAAGGCTTTCGTTTGGTATACTTAGGAAAGCCTTTACGTAATTAG
- the glgB gene encoding 1,4-alpha-glucan branching protein GlgB, producing the protein MAHVKPYSLFTEFDINLFKAGKHFRLYEKFGSHPVTVDGIDGTYFAVWAPSAKQVSVIGDFNYWIEGEHQLNVRWDESGIWEGFIPLVGKGAIYKYKIQSHHNDIKTEKADPYARRCEHPPSTASIVWDDSYKWKDKSWMKKRKKNNAIDAPFSVYEVHLGSWKRNIEEDRYMSYYELADDLVNYVKEMNFTHVELMPIMEFPYDPSWGYQITGYFAPTSRFGYPEEFKYLVDKLHQNDIGIILDWVPSHFPEDAHGLGFFDGSHLYEHPDKRKGYHQDWKSLIFNYERNEVRSFLISNAIFWLDQYHADGLRVDAVASMLFLDYSREDGEWEPNIYGGRENLAVIDFLKQLNEEVYASFPDVQTIAEESTAFPMVSKPTFMGGLGFGMKWMMGWMHDTLEYFAKDPIYRKFHQNDITFSLAYAFTENFMLPLSHDEVVYGKNSILGRMPGDEWQRFANLRLLYGYMFTHPGTKLLFMGGEFGQYNEWDFQNSLDWNLLDFKPHKDTQTYFKELNTLYKNTPALYEKGFSGEGFEWISFDDHENCVISYIRKGYQEENNVIVVCNFTPTVRENYKIGVPNKAKIKEIFNSDAKKYGGSGVSNPRQITAKKDPWNGKEYSAEITLPPLAITVFQIK; encoded by the coding sequence ATGGCACACGTTAAACCCTATAGCTTATTTACAGAATTTGATATTAACCTTTTTAAAGCTGGAAAACATTTTAGACTTTATGAAAAATTTGGCTCACACCCCGTTACTGTAGACGGTATTGACGGCACCTATTTTGCTGTTTGGGCTCCAAGCGCAAAACAAGTTTCTGTAATAGGAGATTTTAACTATTGGATTGAAGGCGAACACCAACTAAATGTTCGTTGGGATGAAAGTGGTATTTGGGAAGGGTTTATTCCTTTAGTTGGTAAAGGCGCTATTTATAAATATAAAATACAAAGCCACCATAATGATATAAAAACAGAAAAAGCAGATCCTTACGCAAGACGCTGTGAGCATCCACCAAGTACAGCATCAATAGTTTGGGATGACAGCTATAAGTGGAAAGATAAATCTTGGATGAAAAAACGTAAAAAAAACAATGCTATAGACGCTCCTTTTTCTGTTTACGAAGTTCATTTAGGTTCATGGAAAAGAAATATTGAAGAAGACAGATATATGTCTTACTATGAGTTAGCAGATGATTTGGTAAACTACGTTAAAGAAATGAATTTTACACACGTAGAGCTAATGCCCATCATGGAATTTCCTTATGACCCCTCGTGGGGTTACCAAATTACAGGGTATTTTGCACCAACATCACGCTTTGGCTACCCCGAAGAATTTAAATATTTAGTAGATAAATTGCACCAAAATGATATAGGTATTATTTTAGACTGGGTACCATCACATTTCCCTGAAGATGCTCACGGATTAGGTTTTTTTGATGGCTCACATTTATATGAACACCCCGATAAAAGAAAAGGTTATCACCAAGACTGGAAAAGCTTAATTTTTAATTATGAAAGAAACGAGGTGCGTTCCTTTTTAATTAGTAATGCTATTTTTTGGTTAGACCAATATCATGCAGATGGTTTAAGAGTTGATGCCGTAGCCTCAATGCTTTTCTTAGATTACTCTAGAGAAGACGGGGAATGGGAACCAAACATTTACGGCGGAAGAGAAAACCTTGCAGTAATTGATTTCTTAAAACAATTAAATGAAGAAGTGTACGCCTCCTTCCCAGACGTACAAACCATTGCAGAAGAATCTACCGCATTCCCAATGGTATCTAAACCAACATTTATGGGAGGATTAGGGTTTGGTATGAAATGGATGATGGGTTGGATGCATGATACCCTAGAGTATTTTGCAAAAGACCCTATATACCGGAAATTTCATCAAAATGACATCACCTTTAGTTTAGCCTATGCTTTTACAGAAAACTTCATGTTACCACTGTCTCATGATGAAGTGGTTTACGGTAAAAACTCTATTTTAGGTAGAATGCCTGGTGATGAATGGCAACGCTTTGCTAATTTAAGGCTACTATATGGTTATATGTTTACACACCCAGGAACTAAACTATTGTTTATGGGTGGCGAGTTTGGGCAATATAACGAGTGGGATTTCCAAAATAGTTTAGATTGGAATTTGCTAGATTTTAAACCCCATAAAGACACTCAAACCTATTTTAAAGAACTTAACACACTATATAAAAATACCCCTGCTTTATACGAAAAAGGCTTTAGTGGCGAAGGTTTTGAATGGATAAGTTTTGATGACCACGAAAACTGTGTAATATCATACATTAGAAAAGGCTACCAAGAAGAAAACAATGTTATTGTGGTCTGTAATTTCACACCAACTGTTAGAGAAAACTATAAAATAGGGGTTCCTAATAAGGCTAAAATTAAAGAAATATTTAACAGTGATGCTAAAAAGTACGGAGGTAGTGGCGTAAGTAACCCAAGACAAATTACAGCTAAAAAAGACCCATGGAATGGTAAAGAATATTCAGCAGAAATAACGCTTCCGCCCTTAGCTATCACCGTTTTTCAAATTAAATAA
- a CDS encoding glycoside hydrolase family 31 protein, which translates to MILSTELEYKGNLFPSNIVDYVKDVDILQFTTSNNVILQLTVLRDSVLRFRYSTVGKFDKDFSYAIDENASRGYNHLEITDDDEKYIVTTAKLICHIYKVDLRTSILDAKDQKIICEDELGFHWEESYELGGDIVKMSKIAQSGESYYGLGDKPEHTNLKGRRFENWATDSYAFGKNTDPIYKAIPFYTGLHNGKSYGIFFDNTFRTYFDFCQERRNVTSFWASGGEMNYYFFYGPKMEDVVVSYTDLTGTPELPPLWALGYHQCKWSYYPESNVKEITKKFRDLKIPCDAIYLDIDYMEGFRCFTWSKEYFPEPKRMVKELADDGFKTVVIIDPGIKIDMEYDVFREGLEKDYFCKRADGPYMKGKVWPGECYFPDFTRPEVREWWAGLFKELIAEIGVKGVWNDMNEPAVMDVPGKSFPPDVRHDYDGNPCSHQKAHNIYGMQMARATYHGLKRFNYPKRPFVITRSAYSGTQRYTSTWMGDNVATWEHLQIANIQAQRLALSGFSFAGSDIGGFAEQPNGELYARWIQLGVFHPFCRTHSSGDHGDQEPWTFDKEITDIVRKFIEIRYQLLPYLYTSFYQYYHDNIPMLKSLVLFDQEDAQTHYRTDEFICGNQILVCPINEPNSKGRRMYIPRGEWYNYWTKDVIVGGKETWVDADLDSMPLFIKAGAIIPKFPVQQYVGEKEIEQLTLDVYYKNGKEDSELYEDANDGYDYTKGRYSLKKFNFAGNEDKIIIRIHKRGQFNTSYDTFKINFYGLPFKVKSVKVDNEYVDLKDVQFKDNSLVVTKLFTNLQLLAD; encoded by the coding sequence ATGATACTAAGTACTGAATTAGAATACAAAGGAAATTTATTCCCCTCAAATATAGTCGACTACGTTAAAGATGTAGATATATTACAATTTACTACATCTAACAATGTTATATTACAACTAACCGTATTAAGAGATAGCGTTTTAAGGTTTAGATACTCAACCGTTGGAAAGTTTGATAAGGACTTTTCATATGCTATTGATGAAAATGCTAGCCGTGGCTATAATCATCTTGAAATTACAGATGATGATGAAAAATACATAGTAACCACCGCCAAACTTATTTGCCATATTTATAAAGTTGATTTAAGAACTTCCATTCTTGATGCTAAAGACCAAAAAATTATTTGTGAAGACGAATTAGGATTTCATTGGGAAGAAAGCTATGAATTAGGTGGCGATATAGTTAAAATGAGTAAAATAGCCCAAAGTGGTGAAAGTTATTATGGTTTAGGCGATAAACCAGAACATACAAACCTAAAAGGCCGAAGATTTGAAAATTGGGCAACAGACTCTTATGCTTTTGGAAAAAATACCGACCCTATTTACAAAGCCATTCCGTTTTACACAGGTTTACACAATGGTAAATCTTACGGAATTTTCTTTGATAACACCTTTAGAACGTATTTTGATTTTTGCCAAGAAAGACGAAACGTAACTAGTTTTTGGGCATCAGGTGGTGAAATGAATTACTATTTCTTCTACGGTCCTAAAATGGAAGATGTAGTAGTTAGTTATACAGATTTAACAGGTACGCCAGAATTACCTCCTTTATGGGCGCTAGGGTACCACCAATGTAAATGGAGTTATTATCCTGAATCAAACGTTAAAGAAATAACTAAAAAATTCAGAGATTTAAAAATTCCCTGCGATGCTATTTATTTAGATATTGATTATATGGAAGGGTTCCGTTGTTTCACTTGGAGCAAAGAATACTTTCCAGAGCCTAAACGCATGGTTAAAGAATTAGCCGATGATGGTTTTAAAACCGTGGTTATTATAGATCCAGGTATTAAAATAGACATGGAATACGATGTTTTCCGTGAAGGTCTAGAAAAAGACTATTTCTGTAAACGTGCCGATGGCCCCTATATGAAAGGTAAAGTATGGCCAGGGGAATGTTATTTCCCAGACTTTACAAGACCAGAAGTACGCGAGTGGTGGGCAGGATTATTTAAAGAACTTATTGCCGAAATTGGTGTAAAAGGAGTTTGGAATGATATGAATGAACCTGCCGTAATGGATGTTCCTGGTAAATCATTCCCTCCAGATGTGCGTCATGATTACGACGGTAACCCATGCTCTCACCAAAAAGCACACAATATTTACGGTATGCAAATGGCAAGAGCCACATATCATGGTTTAAAACGTTTTAACTATCCTAAACGTCCGTTTGTAATTACACGTTCTGCATATTCTGGTACACAGCGTTATACATCTACTTGGATGGGTGATAATGTTGCTACATGGGAGCATTTACAAATAGCCAATATTCAAGCACAACGTTTAGCCCTATCTGGTTTTTCTTTTGCAGGCTCTGATATTGGTGGATTTGCAGAACAACCTAATGGCGAATTATATGCCCGTTGGATTCAGTTAGGTGTTTTCCATCCATTTTGTAGAACACACTCTTCTGGAGACCATGGAGACCAAGAACCTTGGACTTTCGATAAAGAAATTACAGATATTGTTAGAAAGTTTATTGAAATTAGATATCAACTATTACCATATTTATACACCTCTTTCTACCAATACTACCATGATAATATCCCCATGCTAAAATCGTTAGTGTTGTTTGACCAAGAAGATGCGCAAACACACTACAGAACAGACGAATTTATTTGCGGAAATCAAATTTTAGTATGCCCTATTAACGAGCCTAATTCTAAGGGAAGACGCATGTATATCCCTAGAGGAGAATGGTATAATTACTGGACTAAAGATGTGATTGTTGGTGGAAAAGAAACTTGGGTTGATGCAGATTTAGATAGCATGCCATTATTTATTAAGGCAGGTGCTATTATTCCAAAATTTCCAGTACAACAATATGTTGGAGAAAAAGAAATAGAGCAGCTAACACTTGATGTTTACTATAAAAATGGTAAAGAAGATTCTGAATTATATGAAGATGCTAACGATGGTTATGATTATACCAAAGGGCGTTACAGCTTAAAGAAATTTAACTTTGCTGGTAATGAAGATAAAATAATTATTAGAATTCATAAAAGAGGCCAGTTTAACACCTCTTATGATACCTTTAAAATAAATTTTTATGGTTTACCATTTAAAGTAAAATCTGTTAAAGTAGATAATGAATATGTAGATTTAAAAGATGTTCAATTTAAAGATAACTCTTTAGTAGTTACAAAACTATTTACAAACCTACAGTTATTAGCTGATTAA